In a single window of the Leptolyngbyaceae cyanobacterium genome:
- a CDS encoding CU044_2847 family protein has protein sequence MSEVERLLVKEEDGTEYELFIQPSDTEYDVPELEDDEPITRGVGLPVVDIQQVHKQIRSYTKFVLGAFKNFTDAEVEEVTIKFGIKLGGKTGIPFLTEGSAESNFEIEVKCKLPPSQPTNTSTP, from the coding sequence ATGTCAGAAGTAGAACGCCTACTCGTCAAAGAAGAAGACGGTACGGAGTACGAACTTTTCATCCAACCGTCAGACACAGAATACGATGTCCCAGAACTCGAAGATGATGAACCTATAACTCGCGGTGTTGGACTACCTGTGGTAGACATCCAGCAAGTTCACAAACAAATTCGCAGTTATACCAAATTTGTGCTAGGCGCTTTCAAGAATTTTACGGATGCGGAAGTAGAAGAAGTCACGATTAAATTTGGTATTAAGCTGGGTGGAAAAACAGGTATTCCCTTTTTAACTGAAGGTTCCGCAGAAAGCAATTTTGAAATTGAAGTTAAGTGTAAGTTGCCACCAAGCCAACCCACGAATACCTCTACTCCCTAA